The region CTGGCGCCGCGGCGCGGGCAGAGCTTCGACTCCGGCGTCACCGACCGTGTGGTCGCGGCGCTGCTGACCGAACTCGACGGCATCGAACCGCTACGCGACGTCGTTGTGCTCGGCGCGACCAACCGGCCCGACCTGATCGACCCGGCGCTGCTGCGACCGGGCCGACTGGAGAAGCTGGTGTTCGTCGAGCCGCCCGATGCCGAGGCGCGCCGCGAAATCCTGCGTACCGCAGGCAAATCCATTCCGCTGGCGGACGACGTCGACCTCGACACCCTGGCGGGCGAACTGGAGGGCTACAGCGCGGCCGACTGCGTGGCGCTGCTGCGCGAGGCCGCACTGACCGCGATGCGCCGGTCGATCGACGCCGCCGACGTCACCGCCGCCGACGTCGCCAAGGCACGCGAAACCGTCCGGCCGTCACTGGATCCGGCGCAAGTCGAGTCGCTGCGGGCGTTCTCGGCCGCGCGCTGACCTGGCCGGCACCGCGAAACTGTAGTTACCGCGCGGCTTACTCGCACTTTCACACGATAAGTGCAGCCTCGCATCAACTCCGCTCGGCCAGCGCCGCCAACCGCTCGATCGACGCCAACAGCCGGTCGGCGGTCGTGGCCCGCGCCCTGGGCAACCGCTTCTCGTCGGTCAGCTGCGACCAGTCGTAGGTGTGGATGACCAGCGTGCGCGACCCGAGCGGTTCCAGCCGCCACCGCCACAGGTGACCGGGCGGTGGCTTACCGGGTTCCGACGGCAGCCACGCGATCAGCCTGCCCTCCTCGAATTCGATGACGTGGTTGGTGCGTTCGCTGCCTTCGGTCAGCCTCATGGTGAACACGTCACCGACTGTCCGAACCCGTTGACCGGTCGGCGCTTCCGCCAGGTTCTCGTTACCGTCCCACTGCGGCTGCAGTGCCGGGTCGGCGATGAGTTCGAAGATCTTGTCCGCGGGCGCCGAGATCTCGCGACTCGCAGTGACGACGGTGGAGGTCACATTCAGATTCAACAACATCTTGACAGTGACAAGTTCGCGGGGCATAGTCGAGCCCGAGAACTTGTCACTGCCTAGATCGGAGGGCCCCATGACCGCACCCGCCGTCACGTCCGTTCGCGCCGGCGACCGCGACCGGGAAAGGACCGCCAAGCAGTTGGGGCTGGCGCTGTCCCAGGGCTACCTCGCCTTCGACGAGTACGACCACCGACTGCAGGCCACCTTCGCCGCGCACAGCACCGCTGAACTGCGTCAACTCGTCGCCGATCTACCGCTCGCGCAACTGCACCGCAACGACCCCGAGCGAAAGGCAGCGCGGCAGCGTGCCGCCCGACTCGGCGTGCGCATCCATCTGGGCGCCTACCTGGCGATGGTCGTCATCGTGCTGACGGTGTGGTTGGCGGTCGGCCTGACCGCGGGGGCGTGGTACTTCTGGCCGATCTGGCCGATCCTCGGCGCAGGCATCGGCGTGGCCGGCCACGCACTACCGATTCGATACGCGGTGCTGGCGCCGTGCCGGCGTCACGGCTCGATCAGCCCCGCCCGGATCGCATAGCGGGTCAACTCGAGGCGGTCCCTGAGGCCGAGTTTGGCCAGTGTGTTCGTCCGGTGCCGGTCGACGGTCTTGGCGCTGATGCCCAGCGTGTTGGCGATCTCCCGCGTCGAGTATCCCTCGGCGATCAGTTTGAGCACCTCTTCTTCGCGTGGCGTGAGAATCGTGTCGGGCAGGTCGTCGCCCTGCCTGGCGCGGTGCAGGTAGTCACGGATCAGCGCCGTCACCGCACCGGCGTACAGGAACGGCTCACCGCGCAACGTCGCCCGGCACGCCTCGAGCAGGTCGCGGTCGGCCACCGATTTGAGCACGTACCCCGACGCGCCTGCCTTGAGCGCCTCGAAGAAGTACTGCTCGTTGTCGTACATCGACAGGATCAGGATCCGCAGGTGCGGATGCCTGCGGTTGATCTCGCGGGCAGCCTGCAGTCCGGTCATCCGCGGCATCGCGATGTCGAGGATGGCCAGGTCGGCCGGGGTGTGCTCGAGGACGTCCAGCGCCTCGTGCCCGTCGGCAGCCTCGGCCACCACCTGCAGATCGGGTTCGGCGTCGATGATCCTGCGCAGCCCGCTGCGCACCAGCGCATGGTCGTCGGCCAACAGGATCCGGGCGGGCTGTGCCAGCATCACTCGTGTCCCCCGGCCAGCGGAATCGTCAGCCGCACCTCGGTGCCTTCGCCCGGCGGCGAGGCGATGGCGAGTTCGGCGCTGACCAACAGCGCGCGCTCCCGCATACCGTTGATCCCGGCACCTTCTTTGTCGACGCCGCCGCGCCCGTCGTCGGCGATGCGAAGCACCAACTGCTCGGTCGACGTGTGCAGATCCAGCCAGACCTTCGACGCCTTCGCGTGGCGTGCGATGTTCGTCAGGCTCTCCTGAGCGATGCGATAGCACACCAACTCGATGTCCTGATTGAGCCGATTCTCCTGCGGCGCAACGTTTTTGACGACGTTGATTCCTGTCGCCTGGGTGAACTCGCTGCATAGCGCATTCAGCGCGCTGTGTAATCCGAGGTCATCCAACGCGTCCGGGCGCAACCGACGGGCAATGCTGCGCACCTCGTCGAGGCCGGCCCTGACTGCCTCCTGGGTGTCCTCGAGTTCCCCGCGGATCTCGGCGGGCGCCCGGTCGACGGCGCGCTTCAGGAACAACAACGCCACGGTCAGCGTCTGACCGATCTCGTCGTGCAGTTCGCGGGCGATGCGCTGACGTTCGTTCTCCTGCGCCGCGAGCGCCGACGCATTGGCCGTCGACCGCTCGGACTTCAGCATCGGCGCCAGCCGCGACCGCAGCAGTAATGCGTTCGCCGTCAACATGATCGCCAGTCCGACCACCAGAACCGGGATCTCGGTCAGCTTGATCCGCGACGACACCGTCGCCGGCGACAACGCGAGGATCAGCGTGCCCAGCGTGAAGATCAGGCCGTTGATCACCACGACCCGCCGAATCAGCGCGGTCGCGGGAGTGCGCGCCCGTCTCATAGCCCCAGCGTGATAGCCGGAAACGGGTTTGTCCATACAGTCCGAAACCCACGCCGAATGGGTGTCAGACCCAATGGTCACCCGCCGCCGGGTTCCCGACACTGATCACCTGGAGCGAGGAGAACGAGGACCATGACAATCACAGTCGGCATTCAACGGAACGAAGTCATGCAAGCACACGAGATTGCGGTGACCCCACCGACGGTCCGGATGGAGGACCCGGTTTCCAAGGCCGTGCAATTGATGGTGGTCAACCGCCTGCCGGGTCTGGTGGTCGTCGACGAGGACGACCGTCCCGTCGCCGTGCTGCCCGGCACGCAGGTGTTGCGCCTGACCATCCCCGAGTCCTACCGGGACGATCCCGCGCTGGTACGCACGGTCGACGAAATCCATGCCGATCTGTTCTGGCACGGGCCGGGCAAGCTCACCGTCGGCGACTGCCTGCCCAAGCCCGCGGCCAAGCCCACCACGGTGGCGCCGGAGGCCACGCTGCTCGAGGTCGCCACGGTGATGGCGAACAAACGCAGCCCGTTGATCGCCGTGGTCGATCGCAGCGGACGTCTCACCGGTGCGGTCACCCTCGAGCGGTTGCTCACCAGCTTGGCAGTAGCCGGCCCCAACGACTGAGTCGCCGGCGCCGTGCTGGCCCCGGTACTCGCCCTAGCGATATTCGTCGGCGCGTTCTGGTTCATCGCCACCGAACGGGCGCCCAAGGTCAAGACGGTCCTCGTCGCGGCGGGACTGATGACCATCCTCGGGTTCACCCCGGGTTCGAAGATCTTCTACTCCGAACACGAGGGCATCGACTGGAACGTCATCTTCCTGCTGCTCGGCATGATGATCATCGTCGGCGTGGTCAAACAGACCGGCCTGTTCGACTTCCTCGCGATCTGGGCCGCCAAGCGTTCGCGGGGAAAACCGTTCCGGCTGATGGTGATGCTGATGGTCATCACCGCGATCGCCTCGCCCATCCTCGACAACGTCACGATCATCATGCTGGTGGCGCCGGTGACGTTGGTCATCTGCGATCGCCTGCACATCGCGCCGCAGCCGTTCCTCATCGCCGAGGTGCTGGCGTCCAACATCGGCGGTGCGGCCACCCTGATCGGCGACCCGCCGAACATCATCATCGGCAGCCGAGCGGGATTGACGTTCAACGACTTTCTGGTCAACATGGCGCCGGTCGTGGCGGTGATCTTCGCGCTGTTCGTGGTGTTCACCAGGTTTTTGTTCCGAAAAGACATGCGCGGCAACCATATTCAACTCGAAGAGGTGATGGCGCTGCAGGAGCGGCGGGCCATCAAGGACCCGCGGTTGCTGGTGCGTGTGCTGGCCGTCCTCGCCGTGGTGATCGTCGGGTTCGGTCTGCATTCGGTGCTGCACGTGGCCCCGTCGATCGTCGCGCTGCTCGGCGCCGGGGCCATGCTGCTGGTGACGAACATCGATGTCGGCGAGGTGCTTCCGGAGGTGGAGTGGTCGACGTTGGTGTTCTTCATGGGACTGTTCGCGATGGTCGCCGGTCTGGTGCACACCGGCGTCATCGGATGGTTGGGCGATGCGGCGATCACGCTGTTCGGCGACGACTTCTTCCTTGCCGCAACGGGATTGCTGTTCGGGTCGGCGGTGCTCGGTGCGTTCGTCGACAACATCCCGTACACGGCTACGATGACACCGGTCGTCGAAGGGATGGCGGCGCAGGCTCCTGACGTCGAAACCGGCAGGGCGCTGTGGTGGGCTTTTGCGTTGGGGGCGTGCTTCTCCGGCAACGGAACCGCGATCGCGGCCAGCGCCAACGTCGTCGCCGTCGGCATCGCGCAGCGCGCGGGCCACCCGATCAGCTTTTGGCGGTTCACCCGCTACGGCATCATCGTGACGCTGCTCAGCACGGCGCTGGCATGGCTCTACGTCTGGCTGCGCTACTTCTGAAGTCCGCTCACTCCGACTCGCCGGTGGGGCCTCCCCGTCGTGGCGAGGCCCCAAACCGGTTCTGTCGTCAGTCGTCGTCGCCGCTATCGGTGTCCTTCGAACTGCCCTCGTCGGCCGTGTTCGAACCGGTCGTCGAGGTGTCTGACGTCGCTGGGCCCTCACTCGCAGACGAGGTCGAATCCGTTTGCGGCTCAGACTCGCTCGTCGACTTGTCGCTAATGCCCACGGTCACCTCGCCCGGAACCGCGACCAGGCCGGTGCGGACGGCCGGAGTCTTCGGCGTCTTCGCGACGTTGACCTTCGCGGTTGCCTTCGACTCCTCGGAGCTCTTTTCCACCGCCTCAGTCGTCGACTTACCGCCCTCGGACTCACCGGACTCGTCTGCGCCCGTTTTGGTTTCAGCTGCGGTCTGCCCGTCGACAGAGGTGTCGACGGGACCCGTGGACAGCGTCAACGTCGTCGCCGGTGGGGCGGCCTTGGTGGCATTGATCGCGGCGATGCCGGCCGCTGGGGCAGGTGAGACCAGAGCCTGGACGATCATCTTGCCCGCCTCGATGACTGCAGCGATCAGACCCCGGTCATATCCATAGGGCGGGGTGCCGGGATTGAGCAACCGGTCGAGTACCGCGGAGGTGATGTCTGCGACGCCATTGGTGACACCGTTGACGAAGGCTATCGGGTCGCCTGCCTTGGCGGCGCCCACCAGCGTCTCGGCGGTGCCGCCGACCGCAGTATTAAGAGCGTAGATCGACTGCAGGGGACCGAGGCCGACGGTGAGCAGGAAATCCGGATCCGCCAGCAACTCAACAGCATTCGATACGCCCGGGACGAACCTGAGCGATTGCGAAAGCACGTCGACCAAATCGACGAGGGGTCCGCTACCGGTGAAGATCGCTTCGAGAATCGGGCCGGAGACCGGCGTGAGGACGATCTCGGCAAGTGTGTTCAACCCTGCGGTTATCTGCCCGGCGGAGATCTGGCCGATCGCATGTTGCAGCATTGCCGGCGCATCACCCAGGGCGGTGGCGAACTGCTCGCCGAACACCCCCGCGATCCTGATGAGCTCCGATACAGTGCTCAGCTGCCCCGTGATGATCTGCTGTGCCACTTCCGCCGGGGCGTGGAGCAGTTGCTGCCCGAGCGCGCCTGCGTTCTCGAAGGCCTGCTGGAAGATCGGCGTCAGCACCTCGATCGGGTTGACAAGCGCAGTGAGCTCGGTCGCTACGGAGTTAACCGCGGGCACGTCCGAGAGGTCGGGCACCGGGGGTGCCACCGGGGACGCGACGAGGACACTGGCTCCGACGATCGCAACGCCCGTCGCGATCGATGCCCGAGCAGCAGCTAATTGCATGTGAGACCTTTCTGAACCTGGAATTACGCTGTGCGCCGATAACTTACCGACTAGTAAATTCCGGTCAAGCCCCGATTGCGGCGTTTTTCCTCGTTGCCAGCTGACGACCACGGATGGAATCGTTGCTGCTAGAGCTGGTTTCTACCAGTATCAGCAAACGGTGGCGGGCTACGTTGCCATAAGTCAGGTTATGGTGCTGCGCAGCCCGCCAACTTACCAGTGGGTCAGTTCGTATCAAGATCAACACAGCAAACAATGCAGGTCACGAGCGGGATTCCACAACGCCCCGTCGCGGTATTTCGCGCACCGGACATCCTCCGCTGCGAGCGGTTCGCGCTCCGGTGAGCAACGGCGCCCGCAGGCGTTCACAGCTGGTGTCCAGGTTCGCCGAAGAGGCGTGGTTCAGTTGTTGCCGGGGCTCGGCCGCGTATCACATCGTGAGATCGCAGACGATTTGTTAGCCTGCTCGGCTCCAGCGATCGACCGCCGTTGCCAGTTCGGACGCTTCGGGAAGCCGTTCGCTTGCCCACGCGACGTAACTGTCGGGTCGAATGAGTACCGCGTCGGGTAGCTCCGGATGATCGTCGACCGCGTGCACGATGTCCGGCCGATCCAGTTGCACCGGCGCAGCGGTCACCAATACGAACCTGCCGTCGCGCAGCAGCTCATACGCGCGCTTGCCCTCGCAGACGATGTCGGGCATCCGGCGGCCGACCAACCAGTCCTCGTCCCTCGCATGTGGATAGGCGACGCCGATACCGCTCAGCCGTTCGGCGAGTAGCCTTCTGGTGCGGGGGATCCGGGTGATGGTGCCGACGAACGCAGTGCGGACGAGGCGTCGCAGCCGGGAGTGACCCAGCACCACTTGATTGAAGACATCGGTGAGTTGCAGGACGCTCGCGCCGACAGGATGGCGCTCAGCCTCGTAGGTGTCCAGCAGCGACGGCGGCGCGGATCCCCGCGCGGCGGCAGCCAATTTCCAGCCGAGGTTCATCGCGTCGCCGATTCCGGTGTTCATGCCCTGCCCGCCGAGCGGGGAATGCACGTGGGCGGCGTCGCCCGCCAGGAACGCCCGACCTTTCCGGTAATGCCTCGCCTGCCGGCGTTCGCTGAGAAACCTTGAACTCCAGCGTATCTCGGTCATTCCGAAGTCGTGCCCGGCGATCCTGTTGAACGAGTCTCGGACTTCGTCCAACGTCACCGGCTCGCTCAGCGGCGCCTGTTCGCGCAGCCGGTCCCACACGATGGCGCGGAACCAGCCGTCGCCGAACGGGATCAGCAGCGAAACGCCCTTCTCGTTGGGGATGCCGGTCAACGTGTCACCGGGCGCCCGCGTCAACTGCACGTCGGCCAGCAGGATGTGCGTCTCGTACTGCTTGCCGACGAAGTCGATGCCTAGCTGACTGCGCACCGCGCTGTGGGCGCCGTCGCATCCGATCACGTAACTCGCCCGCACATTGTCGCCGCGTGCGCACTCGACCGTGACACCCTCGTCGTCCTGCGTCAGGCCGACCACCTCGGAACCACGGACGAACTCGACGCCAAGGTCATCGGCGTGCGCCTGTAGCACTTTCTCCGTTCCGCTTTGCGGCACGATCAGAACCATCCCGAATCGGGTTGGTAGGTCCCCCAGCTTCACCGACCCGCCACCGGGCGGCACGATTTCGTGGACCGGCACTCCCCTCGACAACAACTCGTCGGCCATACCGCGTGCGTCGAGCAACTCCAGTGTTCGGGCATGTACTGCGAACGCTCTGGTGATGTTGGGTGTGTCCGTGCGCTCGTCGAGCACCTTGACCGTGGCGCCGCCGAGCGCCAGCTCGCACGCGAGCATCAGCCCCGTCGGCCCCGCGCCTACGACTACCGCGTCGGTGGTGGCCACAAGCGGGATCGTAGTCCGCTCACTCCGACTCGCCGTACTCGTCGAACCAGTAGGCGAGCTTGCCGCGACGGCTGACCGCGCGCAGCCGCCGTTCGGCGTTCTCGCGCGACTTCGTGGTGGTGACGATCAGGATTTCGTCGCCGGTCCGCAGGTGCGTATCCGGTTGCGGCACGAACGAATGCCCGTCCCGGATGATCAGCGTGATGACGCTGGGGTCGGGTAGGCGCAACTCCAGCACGGTGACGTTGTGCAGTCGCGACTCGGGAAGCACCGTCATGGTGAGCAGTTCGGCGCCGAGCACGTCCAGCGGCGCCGCCTCGACCTGGATCTCGCGGGCGGTGTCGCGGCGGATCAGCCCCAACCGTTCCGCCACCAGCAGCAGGCTGGGCGCCTGCACCAAGGTGAACACCACGACGAGGATGAACACGATGGACAGCAATCTGTCGCTGCCTGGCACCCCTGCCACGATCGGGTAGGTACAGAGCACGATCGGAACCGCGCCGCGCAGCCCCGCCCAGGACAGGAACACCTGTTCGCGGAACGGCACCCGAAAGCCGATCAGCGACAACACAACCGACAGTGGCCGCCCCAGCAGCAGCAGAACGAGGCCGATGACGATGGCGGGGATCACCTGGTCGACGAGTTCACCCGGCGAGACCAGCA is a window of Mycobacterium sp. 3519A DNA encoding:
- a CDS encoding SRPBCC family protein → MPRELVTVKMLLNLNVTSTVVTASREISAPADKIFELIADPALQPQWDGNENLAEAPTGQRVRTVGDVFTMRLTEGSERTNHVIEFEEGRLIAWLPSEPGKPPPGHLWRWRLEPLGSRTLVIHTYDWSQLTDEKRLPRARATTADRLLASIERLAALAERS
- a CDS encoding CBS domain-containing protein, which gives rise to MTITVGIQRNEVMQAHEIAVTPPTVRMEDPVSKAVQLMVVNRLPGLVVVDEDDRPVAVLPGTQVLRLTIPESYRDDPALVRTVDEIHADLFWHGPGKLTVGDCLPKPAAKPTTVAPEATLLEVATVMANKRSPLIAVVDRSGRLTGAVTLERLLTSLAVAGPND
- a CDS encoding SLC13 family permease, with the protein product MLAPVLALAIFVGAFWFIATERAPKVKTVLVAAGLMTILGFTPGSKIFYSEHEGIDWNVIFLLLGMMIIVGVVKQTGLFDFLAIWAAKRSRGKPFRLMVMLMVITAIASPILDNVTIIMLVAPVTLVICDRLHIAPQPFLIAEVLASNIGGAATLIGDPPNIIIGSRAGLTFNDFLVNMAPVVAVIFALFVVFTRFLFRKDMRGNHIQLEEVMALQERRAIKDPRLLVRVLAVLAVVIVGFGLHSVLHVAPSIVALLGAGAMLLVTNIDVGEVLPEVEWSTLVFFMGLFAMVAGLVHTGVIGWLGDAAITLFGDDFFLAATGLLFGSAVLGAFVDNIPYTATMTPVVEGMAAQAPDVETGRALWWAFALGACFSGNGTAIAASANVVAVGIAQRAGHPISFWRFTRYGIIVTLLSTALAWLYVWLRYF
- a CDS encoding sensor histidine kinase, translated to MRRARTPATALIRRVVVINGLIFTLGTLILALSPATVSSRIKLTEIPVLVVGLAIMLTANALLLRSRLAPMLKSERSTANASALAAQENERQRIARELHDEIGQTLTVALLFLKRAVDRAPAEIRGELEDTQEAVRAGLDEVRSIARRLRPDALDDLGLHSALNALCSEFTQATGINVVKNVAPQENRLNQDIELVCYRIAQESLTNIARHAKASKVWLDLHTSTEQLVLRIADDGRGGVDKEGAGINGMRERALLVSAELAIASPPGEGTEVRLTIPLAGGHE
- a CDS encoding response regulator transcription factor, translating into MLAQPARILLADDHALVRSGLRRIIDAEPDLQVVAEAADGHEALDVLEHTPADLAILDIAMPRMTGLQAAREINRRHPHLRILILSMYDNEQYFFEALKAGASGYVLKSVADRDLLEACRATLRGEPFLYAGAVTALIRDYLHRARQGDDLPDTILTPREEEVLKLIAEGYSTREIANTLGISAKTVDRHRTNTLAKLGLRDRLELTRYAIRAGLIEP
- a CDS encoding FAD-dependent monooxygenase, translating into MATTDAVVVGAGPTGLMLACELALGGATVKVLDERTDTPNITRAFAVHARTLELLDARGMADELLSRGVPVHEIVPPGGGSVKLGDLPTRFGMVLIVPQSGTEKVLQAHADDLGVEFVRGSEVVGLTQDDEGVTVECARGDNVRASYVIGCDGAHSAVRSQLGIDFVGKQYETHILLADVQLTRAPGDTLTGIPNEKGVSLLIPFGDGWFRAIVWDRLREQAPLSEPVTLDEVRDSFNRIAGHDFGMTEIRWSSRFLSERRQARHYRKGRAFLAGDAAHVHSPLGGQGMNTGIGDAMNLGWKLAAAARGSAPPSLLDTYEAERHPVGASVLQLTDVFNQVVLGHSRLRRLVRTAFVGTITRIPRTRRLLAERLSGIGVAYPHARDEDWLVGRRMPDIVCEGKRAYELLRDGRFVLVTAAPVQLDRPDIVHAVDDHPELPDAVLIRPDSYVAWASERLPEASELATAVDRWSRAG
- a CDS encoding DUF1707 domain-containing protein, translated to MTAPAVTSVRAGDRDRERTAKQLGLALSQGYLAFDEYDHRLQATFAAHSTAELRQLVADLPLAQLHRNDPERKAARQRAARLGVRIHLGAYLAMVVIVLTVWLAVGLTAGAWYFWPIWPILGAGIGVAGHALPIRYAVLAPCRRHGSISPARIA